The following are from one region of the Ignavibacteriota bacterium genome:
- a CDS encoding pantoate--beta-alanine ligase, with protein MKTVSSPQEILSISKKLKAAGKKIGFVPTMGFLHEGHLSLIRESKKKCDVTFVSVFVNPTQFGPSEDFNNYPRDINRDKNLLKNEKVDFLFLPLTEEIYPQNFQTYVNVEHITKKLEGEFRPTHFRGVGTVVLILFNCVQPDYAFFGQKDAQQLAVIKQMAEDLKLDIQIIGCPIIRESDGLAMSSRNIYLSTDERKDALVLNKSLILAKQMIAEGEKKVNRILSEMHELISSVTTAKLDYIKIVEANTFEIINELLSGNEVYILIACRIGKTRLIDNVKIKV; from the coding sequence ATTAAAACTGTTTCATCCCCACAAGAAATTTTATCCATCTCAAAAAAATTAAAAGCAGCCGGTAAGAAAATCGGTTTTGTACCAACAATGGGTTTCCTTCACGAAGGTCATTTGTCTTTAATCCGGGAATCAAAAAAGAAATGTGATGTAACTTTCGTCTCTGTCTTTGTCAATCCAACACAATTCGGTCCATCTGAAGATTTTAACAATTATCCTCGTGATATTAATAGAGATAAAAATCTTTTAAAGAATGAAAAAGTCGATTTTTTATTCTTACCTCTTACTGAAGAAATCTATCCGCAAAACTTCCAGACATACGTTAATGTTGAACACATCACAAAAAAACTTGAGGGTGAATTCCGTCCAACTCATTTTCGTGGTGTTGGAACTGTTGTGTTAATATTATTTAATTGTGTTCAGCCCGATTATGCATTTTTCGGACAGAAAGATGCACAGCAGCTTGCAGTGATTAAACAGATGGCAGAAGATTTAAAACTCGATATTCAAATTATTGGCTGTCCGATAATCAGGGAAAGTGATGGTCTAGCGATGAGTTCGAGGAATATTTATCTTTCTACTGACGAAAGGAAAGATGCACTTGTTCTGAATAAATCTCTTATTCTTGCAAAACAAATGATTGCTGAAGGTGAAAAAAAAGTTAATAGAATTTTATCTGAAATGCATGAATTGATTTCTTCTGTAACCACAGCAAAACTTGACTACATTAAGATTGTTGAAGCGAATACATTTGAAATAATAAATGAATTACTATCCGGAAATGAAGTTTATATTTTGATCGCATGTAGGATAGGGAAAACGAGACTTATTGATAATGTAAAAATCAAAGTCTAA
- the tsaB gene encoding tRNA (adenosine(37)-N6)-threonylcarbamoyltransferase complex dimerization subunit type 1 TsaB, protein MKKLAELKPMLAIETSGSVCGVCLFYSDEKYFSSSINLKHSHSEKIFEITKNLFRIAGIQSRDLDSIAVSEGPGSFTGLRIGFSAAKGIAHGANLSIISVPTFEAFAYQLSFILENNADFIISSKVNNDEVFFTRFQIKDNNYIFGQALTILTNELFIEKAEGHRVFGNSGHLVNQSNKFPLVPDPLFIAKWAVEFGQDKRTFDYDFLEPNYLKDFIIKEKSK, encoded by the coding sequence TTGAAAAAATTAGCTGAGTTAAAACCAATGCTCGCAATTGAAACTTCAGGAAGTGTTTGTGGAGTGTGTTTATTCTATTCTGATGAAAAATATTTTTCATCTTCAATAAATTTGAAGCACTCCCATTCGGAAAAAATATTTGAGATAACAAAAAACTTATTCAGGATCGCAGGAATTCAATCAAGAGACCTGGATTCAATTGCCGTATCTGAAGGTCCGGGATCATTTACCGGTTTACGCATAGGATTTTCTGCTGCTAAAGGAATAGCTCATGGAGCTAACCTTTCAATTATTTCTGTCCCAACATTTGAAGCATTCGCCTATCAACTCTCATTCATTTTGGAAAATAATGCTGATTTCATCATTTCAAGTAAAGTCAACAATGATGAGGTCTTTTTTACAAGGTTTCAAATTAAAGACAACAATTATATATTTGGACAGGCGTTAACAATTTTGACAAATGAGCTTTTCATTGAAAAAGCTGAGGGTCACAGAGTTTTTGGAAATTCCGGACATTTAGTAAACCAAAGTAATAAATTTCCTCTTGTCCCTGATCCACTTTTCATCGCAAAATGGGCTGTTGAATTTGGTCAGGATAAAAGGACATTTGATTACGATTTTTTAGAACCAAATTATTTGAAAGATTTTATTATAAAGGAGAAAAGTAAATGA
- a CDS encoding acetyl-CoA carboxylase carboxyltransferase subunit beta, whose protein sequence is MPWFSRSKDNISPDSQKKDLPDGLWEKCPGCGEIIHKKQLEVNLWTCLKCDHHFRIGSEEYINILLDDGSFKEMHKKMRSPDPLSFVDTKKYKDRLNNTVKALGLYEAVRVGTGKIEKREVAFACMDFQFIGGSMGSVVGEKISRIIDKACKEKIPLIIISESGGARMMEAAYSLMQLAKTSARLTRLAELNLPYISLITDPTTGGTTASYAMLGDINIAEPNALIGFAGPRVIKQTIGKDLPEGFQKSEFLLEKGFIDVISHRKNLKQTISDLLELMT, encoded by the coding sequence ATGCCCTGGTTCAGCAGATCAAAAGATAACATATCACCTGATTCACAAAAAAAAGATTTACCAGACGGTCTTTGGGAAAAATGCCCGGGATGCGGTGAAATAATTCATAAGAAACAACTCGAGGTAAATCTATGGACCTGCCTCAAGTGTGACCATCATTTCAGAATTGGCAGTGAAGAGTATATAAATATTCTTCTTGATGACGGAAGTTTCAAGGAAATGCATAAAAAGATGCGATCGCCTGATCCTTTGAGTTTTGTTGATACTAAAAAATACAAGGACAGATTGAATAATACTGTAAAAGCTCTCGGTCTTTACGAAGCAGTTCGTGTTGGTACCGGTAAAATTGAAAAAAGAGAAGTGGCTTTTGCATGTATGGATTTTCAGTTTATTGGCGGAAGCATGGGTTCGGTTGTTGGTGAAAAGATTTCCAGAATAATTGATAAAGCATGCAAAGAAAAAATTCCACTGATAATTATTTCCGAGAGCGGTGGTGCAAGAATGATGGAAGCAGCTTACTCATTGATGCAGTTAGCTAAAACAAGTGCAAGATTAACACGATTAGCTGAACTCAATCTCCCTTACATTTCTCTGATAACAGATCCAACAACTGGTGGAACTACCGCAAGCTATGCGATGCTTGGTGACATAAATATTGCAGAACCCAATGCATTAATCGGTTTCGCTGGTCCGAGAGTAATTAAACAAACTATTGGAAAAGATTTACCTGAAGGATTTCAAAAATCAGAATTTTTATTGGAGAAGGGATTTATTGATGTTATATCCCACAGAAAAAATTTAAAGCAAACGATTAGTGATCTCCTCGAACTAATGACCTGA
- the tsaE gene encoding tRNA (adenosine(37)-N6)-threonylcarbamoyltransferase complex ATPase subunit type 1 TsaE produces the protein MDHFPFRINTRSEEESAILAADFIKLCTQGERIVLNGDLGAGKTFFIKAALASIGITNVNSPSFAIVNEYHNSSQIYHFDFYRLKNYVELLDIGWQDYLNDEESIIFIEWGNRFNSILPSKRIEINILTLTGSEREFSFEKIS, from the coding sequence TTGGATCACTTTCCGTTCAGGATAAATACCCGCAGCGAAGAAGAATCTGCCATACTTGCCGCAGATTTTATAAAGTTATGTACTCAAGGTGAAAGAATTGTGTTGAATGGTGATCTGGGTGCAGGAAAAACTTTTTTCATAAAAGCTGCATTGGCTTCAATTGGAATTACAAATGTGAATAGTCCATCGTTCGCTATTGTTAACGAGTACCATAACAGTAGTCAAATTTATCATTTTGATTTTTACCGGTTAAAAAATTATGTAGAACTTCTTGATATTGGCTGGCAGGATTATCTGAATGATGAGGAATCTATTATCTTTATTGAATGGGGTAATCGTTTCAATTCAATCTTACCCTCAAAAAGAATTGAGATTAATATTTTGACCTTAACCGGTTCGGAAAGAGAATTCAGCTTTGAAAAAATTAGCTGA
- a CDS encoding DUF1573 domain-containing protein, translating to MIKNILISFVLFSSIIFAQLIQPKLVLQQKEYDFGDIKQGDIVTHTFVLSNSGGDLLKISNVQASCGCTAAAPEKNELGPGESTNLTVKFNSAGRKGVQTKTVKISSNDPQNPEMTITIRSNVVLPSETSTGDPVIYVTETQHDFGKVNEGDKVDYTFKFVNKGSSNLIISDIKTSCGCTAALLSADNLEPGQEGTIKVELDTKNRSGKMSRTVTIKSNDPKESTKILTIYADVVKKGS from the coding sequence ATGATAAAGAACATTCTGATTTCATTCGTTTTATTTTCATCAATAATATTCGCCCAACTCATACAACCAAAGCTGGTTCTTCAGCAAAAAGAATATGATTTTGGTGATATTAAACAAGGTGATATCGTTACTCACACTTTTGTTTTATCCAATAGCGGTGGTGATTTGTTAAAGATTTCTAATGTCCAGGCTTCTTGTGGATGTACTGCTGCAGCTCCCGAAAAAAATGAGCTTGGACCTGGTGAATCAACAAATCTTACTGTTAAGTTTAACTCTGCTGGTCGAAAAGGAGTCCAAACAAAAACAGTCAAGATTTCTTCCAACGATCCACAAAATCCTGAAATGACGATTACTATTCGCAGTAATGTAGTCCTTCCCTCTGAAACAAGTACAGGCGATCCGGTTATTTATGTTACAGAAACCCAACACGATTTTGGTAAAGTTAACGAAGGCGATAAAGTAGATTATACATTCAAATTTGTAAATAAAGGATCATCGAATCTCATAATAAGTGATATAAAAACTTCCTGCGGATGTACAGCAGCGTTATTAAGTGCGGATAATTTAGAACCTGGTCAGGAAGGAACAATCAAAGTTGAATTGGATACTAAAAACAGATCGGGAAAAATGAGTCGTACTGTTACTATAAAATCCAACGATCCGAAAGAATCAACGAAAATACTTACTATTTATGCAGATGTTGTTAAAAAAGGAAGCTAA